The genomic window CCTGTAGTACGTGTCCTTGTCTTCCCCCTTGATGGCGAAAACGGGAATCGAGTCGTTCACCACCAGGGATGCGGCCACGTCGTCCTGGGTGCTCAACGGGTTCGAGGCGCAGATGCGCACCTCCGCTCCTCCGGCTTTGAGCGTCTGGGCAAGAGACGCGGTCTCCGTGGTGACATGCAGGCAGGCGGCTATCCGTGTTCCCTGGAGAGGCTTTTCGGCTGCGAATCGCTTGTGGATGGAACGCAGCACCGGCATGGACTGCGCGGCCCACTCGATGCGAAGCTTCCCCTTCTCTGCAAGCCCCGGGTCTTTGACGTCGAATTCCATGTATCCTCCTCAAAAAAAATGTCGCAGGTTCAAATAGCAAAACAGGGCAGCCGGAAGGTCCCCGAAAGGCAGGGAACCGTGGGAGCCCTGTAGGTTTGCGCACCCGGCCCTCCATGACCGGTGAATGCACCGCGCCGTTCACTTTCGATCCGCGCAAATCCGCAGCGGACCCTTCGATCCGTGGGATGATCGGGCTAGATGCCCGCCAGTTCGCGGATCGGCTCGACCATGTCGGTCTTTTCCCACGTGAAATCGGGATCGTTCCGGCCAAAATGACCGTAGCAGGCGGTCTTCTTGAAGATCGGACGAAGGAGCCGCAGCTGTTTGATCATGTTGGCGGGTTTGAAGCTGAACAGTTTCCTGACGATTTCAGCGATGCGGTCGGACGGAATTTTGCCGGTGCCGAACGTGTCGATCATCAGGGACACGGGCTCCGCGACTCCGATGCTGTAGGCGACCTGCACTTCGACCTTGTCGGCGACTCCCGCCGCCACAATGTTCTTGGCCACGTAGCGCGCCATGTAGGAGGCGGTGCGGTCGACCTTGCTGGGATCCTTTCCGGAAAAGCAACCGCCTCCGTGGCTGCCCTGGCCGCCATAGGTATCGGCAATGATCTTTCTCCCGGTCAGCCCGCAGTCACCCATCGGCCCGCCGATCACGAACCTCCCCGTGGAATTGATGAAGTACTTGGTCTTGTCGTCGATCAATTCGGGCGGAAAAACCTTCTTGATAACCTCCTCGATGATCGATTCCCGGATCATTGAATAGGACACGTTGGGAGCATGCTGGGCGGCGACGACGATGGTGTCGATCCGCTTCGGACGATGGTCGTCATACTCGACCGTCACCTGGCTCTTGCCGTCCGGCCTGAGGAATTCCAGGACGCCGTTCTTTCGCACTTCCGCCAGCTTGCGGGTGATCCGGTGGGCGTAGTAGATGGGCATGGGCATGAACACCGGGGTTTCATTGCAGGCAAACCCGAACATGAGACCCTGGTCCCCGGCGCCCTGCTCCTCGAACAGCCCCTCACCGGGGTTCACGCCCTGAGCGATATCCGGGGACTGCTTGTCGATGCTGGTGATCACGGCGCAGGTGGACCAGTCGAAACCCATGGAGGAGTCGTTGTAGCCGATTCCCTTGATCGTGCTGCGGATGATGTCCGGGATATCCACCCACGAGGACGTGGTGATCTCGCCGGCGACGAAGGCGAGACCGGTCGTCACGAGGGTTTCACAGGCGACGCGCGCTGTTTTGTCCTCGGTGATGATCGCATCGAGAATGGAATCCGAAATCTGATCGGCGACCTTGTCGGGATGCCCCTCTGTGACCGACTCTGAAGTGAAAAGAAAATTGCTCATGGACATTGGAAATTCTCCTCCTTTGAATGATGCAGGGCGCCGATCACGGGAACGCAACCGAGTCCGCCCACGGTATGGATCGTTCGCGGGACGGCTTCGGATTTCCCCGGTCTGTGATGCCGCTTCAACTCAAGCACGCTTTCAATCCCTGCGACAGAGGCCGGTTGTCTCCGTCGAGCAGGACGACCTTCGGTTGATGACGCGCGATTTCGGCTTCGTCGTATTGCGCGTACGTTGCGATGATGATCAGATCCCCGGCGGCTCCCATCCTGGCAGCCGCGCCGTTGAGACAAAACACGCCGCTGCCCGCGGGGCCGGCGATGGCGTACGTGTCGAACCTGGCGCCGTTGAAGACGTTGTAAACCTTGATCTGCTCGTAGGGCAGAATATCGGCTGCCTTCATCAGGGTTTCGTCTATGGTCAGGCTTCCTTCATAGTGAAGGTTTGCTTCGGTGACCCGCGCGCGGTGGATTTTGGATTTAAGCATCAGTCTTTGCATGATCGTGTCTCCTGAATGTGAGTGAGATAGTGCTGTTGGAGTGTTCCGTTCGGCTAGGCCGCCGGCCGCAGAATGCAATTGTCGATGAGCCGCGTGGTCCCCACAAAGACCGCAAGGGCCAGCAGCGACGGACCATCCATACTGCCGACTTCCTCCATGGTCGCGGGGTCACGCAACTCCGCGTAATCGATTCTGACTTCGCCTCCGGCGTCCAACAACTCCTTCACTTCCTTCAGGATGACGGACCCGTTTCTTTCCCCCAGTGCAACCCGCGCACGGGCCGCTTTGAGCGCCCGGCTCAGGCGCAGCGCCAACGGCCGCTGCTCGGGCGTCAGGTACTTGTTCCGGCTGCTCATCGCCAGGTCGTCCGGTTCCCGGACGATGGGATGCCCCAGGATTTCGATATCCAGGTTGAGATCCTTGACCATGCGCCGGATTGTCACCAGCTGCTGGTAATCCTTTTCTCCAAAAACGGCCACGTGCGGTTTGACAATGTGGAACAGCTTGACCACCACCGTCGCCACACCCCTGAAAAACAGGGGACGGCTGCGCCCGCACAGCGGGGCCGTTACCTTCGTCACCTCGACGTAGGTCTGGTACCCGTCGGGGTACATCTCCCCGACCTGGGGCACAAAGGCCACGTCCACTCCGACCTCCCCCGCCAGGCGAAGGTCGCGGTCCAGGTCCCGGGGATACGTGGCCAGATCTTCGTTGGGACCAAATTGCGCGGGGT from Syntrophobacter fumaroxidans MPOB includes these protein-coding regions:
- the panC gene encoding pantoate--beta-alanine ligase, with amino-acid sequence MRIIETVSEMQQQADDWRRAGKRIGFVPTMGYFHEGHLMLMRKVRGEADMVVASIFVNPAQFGPNEDLATYPRDLDRDLRLAGEVGVDVAFVPQVGEMYPDGYQTYVEVTKVTAPLCGRSRPLFFRGVATVVVKLFHIVKPHVAVFGEKDYQQLVTIRRMVKDLNLDIEILGHPIVREPDDLAMSSRNKYLTPEQRPLALRLSRALKAARARVALGERNGSVILKEVKELLDAGGEVRIDYAELRDPATMEEVGSMDGPSLLALAVFVGTTRLIDNCILRPAA
- the panD gene encoding aspartate 1-decarboxylase — encoded protein: MQRLMLKSKIHRARVTEANLHYEGSLTIDETLMKAADILPYEQIKVYNVFNGARFDTYAIAGPAGSGVFCLNGAAARMGAAGDLIIIATYAQYDEAEIARHQPKVVLLDGDNRPLSQGLKACLS
- the metK gene encoding methionine adenosyltransferase, whose amino-acid sequence is MSMSNFLFTSESVTEGHPDKVADQISDSILDAIITEDKTARVACETLVTTGLAFVAGEITTSSWVDIPDIIRSTIKGIGYNDSSMGFDWSTCAVITSIDKQSPDIAQGVNPGEGLFEEQGAGDQGLMFGFACNETPVFMPMPIYYAHRITRKLAEVRKNGVLEFLRPDGKSQVTVEYDDHRPKRIDTIVVAAQHAPNVSYSMIRESIIEEVIKKVFPPELIDDKTKYFINSTGRFVIGGPMGDCGLTGRKIIADTYGGQGSHGGGCFSGKDPSKVDRTASYMARYVAKNIVAAGVADKVEVQVAYSIGVAEPVSLMIDTFGTGKIPSDRIAEIVRKLFSFKPANMIKQLRLLRPIFKKTACYGHFGRNDPDFTWEKTDMVEPIRELAGI